A window of Nitrospinota bacterium contains these coding sequences:
- a CDS encoding MotA/TolQ/ExbB proton channel family protein, with amino-acid sequence MTGSPPIDIIACLPFLVANFVGGWSVAEMILAAGPVAKSVLLLLLGFSVISWAIIGQKYLLFRKARKQTAAFLGVFFDQRNLAVINEEAKAFAYSPLARMFLAGYRTVRRHQQVLQEGNPTGVVFEEDLEERASVQEVTEEVQRTLGRVAAEEVSRMERALIFLATTGSTTPFIGLFGTVWGVMGAFQNIGARGSTSVSVVAPGIAEALIATAAGLAAAVPAVIAYNYYVNRVKAVATQMDSFADEFMGIVRRAKTRGRI; translated from the coding sequence ATGACAGGCAGCCCTCCCATCGACATCATCGCGTGCCTCCCGTTTCTAGTCGCCAACTTCGTCGGGGGCTGGTCGGTGGCCGAGATGATCCTGGCCGCCGGTCCAGTGGCCAAGTCCGTCCTGCTCCTTCTGCTCGGATTCTCGGTCATCTCCTGGGCCATCATCGGCCAGAAGTATCTCCTCTTCCGAAAAGCCCGCAAACAGACTGCGGCCTTTTTGGGGGTCTTCTTCGATCAACGCAACCTGGCCGTTATTAACGAGGAGGCGAAAGCCTTCGCCTACAGCCCTCTTGCCAGGATGTTTTTGGCCGGATACCGTACGGTGCGCCGCCACCAGCAGGTTCTCCAGGAGGGCAACCCCACCGGGGTGGTCTTCGAGGAGGATCTCGAAGAGCGTGCATCTGTACAAGAGGTCACCGAGGAGGTGCAACGCACCCTGGGCCGGGTGGCGGCCGAGGAGGTCTCCCGCATGGAGCGGGCCCTCATCTTTCTGGCCACCACCGGCAGCACGACCCCCTTTATCGGGCTCTTCGGAACGGTATGGGGTGTCATGGGGGCGTTCCAGAACATCGGGGCTCGGGGCTCCACCTCCGTCAGCGTGGTGGCGCCGGGCATCGCCGAGGCGCTCATCGCCACCGCCGCTGGCCTGGCTGCGGCGGTGCCGGCCGTCATCGCCTACAACTACTACGTCAACCGGGTCAAAGCGGTCGCCACCCAGATGGACAGCTTCGCCGATGAGTTCATGGGGATTGTTCGTCGGGCCAAGACCCGGGGAAGGATCTAA
- the tolR gene encoding protein TolR, with product MAVTPTQARRSVVGTTLSEINVTPMVDVFLVLLIIFMVTAPLLQHGIDVQLPRETSKPLKTEQQPIVVTITKKRRIYLNRKRVTLEGLERQLRLVARARPDEAVFLRADRKVAYGAVIEAMAAVRRAGIERLGMVTQPIE from the coding sequence ATGGCTGTGACTCCCACGCAAGCCCGCCGCTCTGTGGTCGGGACCACCCTCTCGGAGATCAATGTGACGCCCATGGTGGACGTCTTCTTGGTCCTGCTCATCATCTTCATGGTAACCGCCCCTCTGCTCCAGCACGGCATCGATGTCCAGCTTCCACGGGAGACGAGCAAACCGCTCAAGACCGAGCAACAGCCCATCGTGGTGACGATTACCAAGAAGCGGCGCATTTACCTCAACCGCAAGCGGGTCACGCTGGAGGGGTTGGAGCGGCAACTGCGGCTAGTGGCCCGCGCTCGGCCGGATGAGGCCGTTTTCCTCAGGGCCGACCGCAAGGTCGCCTATGGCGCGGTTATCGAAGCTATGGCGGCGGTGCGCCGGGCGGGAATCGAGCGCTTGGGGATGGTCACCCAGCCGATAGAGTAG
- a CDS encoding TonB C-terminal domain-containing protein encodes MELLSPAPDLTFRRSFVRLAVTSAVVHGIILTWIITYSMKNQRYLLKGPIYTVNLVEVPAGVKSAAKGLAPPVRKSMVAPLPKRLKAPVERSLKLPSKAKLKQPPPVKKPVRAKAPAPEPKAAPKKTRVAAAPAGGAALSVDAASFPFTYYLRAVERKISANWDPVVHGLPEGDKKTVVIAFRILRDGTVQKPIVEKSSGMSYLDQSALRAVVRSAPLPPLPETFPDDSLGIHFGFHYQPEG; translated from the coding sequence ATGGAACTATTGTCGCCGGCCCCCGACTTGACCTTCCGCCGGTCGTTTGTACGGCTTGCGGTCACATCGGCAGTTGTCCACGGCATCATCTTGACTTGGATTATCACGTACTCGATGAAAAATCAGCGTTACTTGCTCAAGGGGCCCATCTACACTGTAAACCTGGTGGAGGTGCCTGCGGGAGTGAAGTCCGCCGCGAAGGGTCTCGCCCCTCCGGTGCGGAAGTCCATGGTGGCGCCGTTGCCCAAGAGGCTGAAGGCGCCTGTGGAGCGGAGCCTCAAATTGCCCTCGAAGGCAAAGCTCAAGCAGCCTCCGCCGGTAAAGAAACCCGTCCGGGCCAAGGCGCCGGCCCCGGAGCCGAAGGCGGCGCCCAAAAAGACCCGGGTCGCGGCAGCACCTGCGGGAGGGGCGGCCCTCTCAGTAGATGCCGCGTCCTTTCCCTTCACCTACTACCTGCGGGCGGTGGAGCGGAAGATTTCAGCAAACTGGGACCCGGTGGTCCATGGGCTTCCCGAAGGAGATAAAAAAACTGTGGTTATCGCTTTCCGCATTCTTCGTGACGGCACCGTCCAGAAGCCTATCGTGGAGAAGAGTTCGGGCATGAGCTATCTCGACCAGTCGGCCTTGCGGGCGGTGGTTCGGTCTGCGCCCCTGCCGCCTCTGCCTGAGACCTTCCCGGATGATTCCCTAGGGATTCATTTTGGGTTTCACTATCAACCGGAGGGCTAA